The uncultured Methanomethylovorans sp. genome contains a region encoding:
- a CDS encoding phenylacetate--CoA ligase, with amino-acid sequence MYANSMQYDMWKEYTAPSKEEQLQKFRSLLEYVSVNSPFYKQKFSKENVDVGIIKSFEDISTLPFTYKEELRDAYPLGLQASPEEKVVRIHSSSGTTGKPVIIPYTQNDVDTWADMMKRCYELAGLNNQDRIQITPGYGLWTAGIGFQLGAEKLGAMAVPMGPGNTEKQLQMLMDLGCTAIASTSSYALLLAEEINKRGIKDKIHLKAGIIGSERWSRKMRIRIEEELGMESFDIYGLTEIYGPGIAQDCHLHNGLHYWSDFLYFEVIDPVTGEILPEGELGELVVTTLSKEGAPLIRYRTRDLTRIIPGHCTCGCPFPRIDRILGRTDDRIKIKGVNIYPGQIEDLTHRLDDVSSEYQILLSRDGGKESMLFRVEVNNANDAYCKQAKEKAIKKAFHDLIGISVEVECLNIGNLPRSEKKSKRVIDTRDS; translated from the coding sequence ATGTATGCGAATTCAATGCAGTATGATATGTGGAAAGAATATACAGCACCTTCAAAGGAGGAACAGCTTCAGAAATTCCGATCCCTGCTGGAATATGTTTCTGTCAATAGTCCTTTCTACAAGCAGAAGTTCTCAAAAGAAAATGTAGACGTAGGAATCATTAAAAGTTTTGAAGATATCAGTACCCTTCCTTTCACGTACAAGGAAGAGCTAAGAGATGCCTATCCTCTTGGTTTGCAGGCATCGCCGGAAGAAAAAGTAGTACGCATTCACTCATCATCTGGAACTACGGGTAAACCTGTTATTATTCCTTACACTCAAAACGATGTGGATACATGGGCTGATATGATGAAAAGGTGCTATGAACTGGCAGGTCTGAACAATCAGGACAGAATACAGATCACACCTGGGTACGGTTTATGGACTGCAGGCATAGGTTTTCAGCTTGGGGCTGAAAAGCTGGGTGCCATGGCAGTTCCCATGGGTCCGGGAAATACGGAAAAACAACTACAAATGCTCATGGATCTGGGTTGTACTGCTATTGCAAGCACTTCTTCTTATGCCCTGCTGCTTGCGGAAGAGATCAATAAGAGAGGCATAAAGGATAAAATTCACCTTAAAGCAGGCATCATTGGTTCAGAAAGGTGGAGCCGGAAGATGCGTATTCGTATTGAAGAAGAGTTAGGTATGGAAAGCTTTGACATATACGGCCTCACTGAAATATACGGTCCTGGCATTGCACAGGACTGCCATCTGCATAATGGCCTGCATTACTGGTCAGACTTTTTGTATTTTGAGGTCATTGATCCGGTAACTGGTGAAATACTACCGGAAGGAGAGCTGGGTGAACTTGTTGTAACTACTCTCTCTAAAGAAGGTGCACCTCTTATACGCTACAGGACAAGGGATCTGACACGTATCATTCCGGGACACTGCACTTGTGGATGTCCATTTCCCCGCATCGACAGGATATTAGGCCGTACAGATGACAGGATTAAGATAAAAGGGGTCAATATATATCCGGGACAGATCGAAGACCTTACTCACAGATTGGATGATGTTAGCAGTGAGTACCAGATCCTATTATCACGTGATGGTGGTAAGGAATCCATGCTTTTTCGTGTGGAGGTTAACAATGCCAATGACGCTTACTGCAAACAGGCAAAGGAAAAAGCTATCAAGAAAGCTTTTCATGATCTGATCGGTATTTCCGTAGAAGTGGAATGCCTGAACATTGGTAATCTGCCGCGCAGCGAAAAGAAAAGTAAAAGAGTGATAGATACAAGGGATTCATAG
- a CDS encoding metal-dependent hydrolase codes for MPALKGRIDYVAILIGSLLPDLIDKPIGRVIFSGTIDNGRIFAHTLLFFILLCGTAFYVWKKRNDLRLLFLSAASFCHLVEDNMWEAPATLFWPLLGWKFPSNPGLYGGILGYFKSVFMYAYTPALDYAFVSEIVGITILVFLGIRYLRQNNLFCFLSEGLKP; via the coding sequence TTGCCAGCTTTAAAAGGCCGTATTGACTATGTGGCAATACTCATTGGTTCCTTACTTCCGGATTTAATAGATAAGCCAATAGGAAGAGTTATTTTTTCAGGTACTATTGATAATGGGCGTATCTTTGCGCATACTTTACTATTTTTCATTCTCCTATGTGGTACTGCTTTCTATGTATGGAAGAAAAGAAATGATCTAAGGTTACTTTTCCTTTCAGCTGCCAGTTTCTGTCATCTTGTAGAAGATAATATGTGGGAGGCACCTGCAACATTGTTCTGGCCTTTGTTAGGTTGGAAGTTCCCAAGTAATCCCGGACTATATGGTGGCATTCTTGGTTATTTCAAGAGCGTTTTTATGTATGCATATACTCCAGCCTTGGATTATGCGTTCGTCTCTGAGATTGTAGGTATAACGATCCTTGTTTTTTTAGGTATCAGATATCTGCGCCAGAATAATTTATTCTGTTTCTTATCCGAGGGTCTTAAGCCTTGA
- a CDS encoding CDC48 family AAA ATPase translates to MSEEIIVQVAQAYPRDAGRGIARLEKSLMQRLGTTSGDIIEIKGKDTCYAIVWPGYVDDTDKGIIRIDGNLRYNAKIGLDDQVTIKKILAHEAESVTLAPTQPVQLVGGSRFILRIIEGRPLSKGERVRVETVNNPLTFAVLATKPSGPVVVTRNTQIVLREKPLEEATTKDHITYEDIGGLKRELGMVREMIELPLKHPEIFQKLGIDPPKGVLLYGQPGTGKTMIARAVASETDANFISISGPEIVSKYYGESEHKLRQMFEDAEKDAPSIIFIDEIDSIAPKRDEVMGEVERRVVAQLLSLMDGLKSRGKVIVIAATNRPNSIDPALRRGGRFDREIEVGIPDRNGRLQILYVHTRGMPIENDIDLDQIAAVTHGYVGADLSSLCKEAAMHALRRMLPEMHIEDDIPQEIMDSLVVTRADFDAAFKNIEPSAMREVFVEVAHVRWDDIGGLEAAKQELIEAVEWPIKYPEMFETVNTTPPKGILLFGPPGTGKTMLAKAVASESEANFISIKGPELLSKYVGESEKAVRDTFRKAKQAAPTVIFFDEIDSMAPERGSSTDVHVTERVVSQILTEIDGVEELKDVVVIAATNRPDIIDPALLRPGRFDRLIYVKPPDKEGRRKIFEIHILGKPLADDVDLNLLADMTDGYVGADIDAICREASILALRTVIKPGMTRDQMKILANEIRISMTHFKKAIDRIKPTISRSAMNLYEKAAEAYAQYAANSDNKKDANNGGTAYQ, encoded by the coding sequence ATGTCCGAAGAGATCATCGTACAGGTAGCACAGGCATACCCCAGAGACGCGGGAAGAGGTATAGCGCGCCTGGAAAAAAGCCTGATGCAACGATTGGGAACTACAAGCGGCGATATTATAGAGATCAAAGGAAAGGACACATGCTATGCTATCGTCTGGCCTGGATATGTTGATGATACAGACAAAGGAATAATCCGTATAGACGGCAACCTGCGCTACAATGCTAAAATTGGTCTGGATGATCAGGTAACCATTAAGAAGATATTAGCTCATGAAGCGGAGAGCGTTACACTTGCACCTACACAGCCTGTTCAGCTTGTAGGAGGGTCGCGTTTTATCCTAAGAATAATAGAAGGCAGACCTCTTTCTAAAGGAGAAAGAGTCAGAGTGGAAACTGTGAACAATCCCCTTACATTTGCAGTGCTGGCGACTAAACCCTCCGGACCTGTGGTAGTTACCCGTAACACGCAGATAGTTCTTCGGGAAAAACCTCTGGAGGAAGCTACAACTAAAGATCATATTACCTATGAAGACATAGGTGGCCTCAAGCGCGAACTCGGCATGGTGAGGGAAATGATAGAACTACCCCTCAAACATCCTGAAATTTTTCAAAAGCTTGGGATAGATCCCCCGAAAGGTGTGCTGCTTTATGGCCAGCCAGGTACAGGCAAGACAATGATAGCCAGGGCGGTTGCCAGTGAAACAGATGCGAATTTCATATCCATCAGCGGACCGGAGATAGTATCAAAGTATTATGGTGAAAGTGAACATAAGCTTCGCCAGATGTTTGAAGATGCCGAAAAGGATGCACCTTCCATTATATTCATTGATGAGATAGATTCCATTGCCCCTAAAAGAGATGAAGTGATGGGAGAAGTTGAGCGCAGAGTTGTAGCTCAATTGCTATCACTCATGGATGGACTGAAATCTAGGGGCAAGGTTATTGTTATCGCTGCAACCAACCGTCCCAACTCCATAGACCCAGCACTACGCAGAGGTGGAAGGTTTGACAGAGAGATAGAAGTAGGCATCCCTGACCGCAATGGCAGACTGCAGATCCTGTACGTGCATACACGAGGAATGCCAATTGAAAATGACATTGATCTGGATCAGATAGCAGCTGTAACTCACGGTTACGTGGGAGCGGATCTATCATCCCTGTGTAAGGAGGCTGCGATGCACGCTTTGCGCAGAATGCTTCCGGAGATGCACATCGAAGATGACATACCTCAGGAGATCATGGATAGTCTCGTAGTCACCAGAGCTGATTTTGATGCAGCTTTCAAGAACATAGAGCCTTCAGCAATGCGTGAGGTGTTCGTGGAGGTTGCGCATGTGCGCTGGGATGACATTGGAGGATTAGAGGCTGCAAAGCAGGAGCTTATTGAAGCTGTGGAATGGCCTATAAAATACCCAGAGATGTTCGAAACTGTCAATACCACGCCACCCAAAGGAATACTGCTTTTTGGCCCGCCTGGCACAGGGAAGACTATGCTGGCCAAGGCGGTTGCAAGCGAGAGTGAGGCAAATTTTATAAGTATTAAAGGCCCGGAACTTTTGAGCAAGTATGTTGGAGAATCCGAAAAAGCAGTACGTGACACCTTCAGAAAAGCAAAACAGGCTGCTCCAACCGTGATATTCTTCGATGAGATAGATTCCATGGCACCAGAGAGAGGATCCAGTACTGATGTGCATGTGACGGAACGGGTGGTGAGCCAGATACTCACCGAAATAGATGGCGTGGAAGAACTCAAAGATGTAGTGGTAATAGCTGCTACAAACAGACCAGATATTATTGATCCTGCCTTACTGCGTCCCGGCAGGTTTGACCGACTCATATATGTGAAACCACCTGATAAAGAAGGACGCAGAAAGATCTTTGAGATACACATCCTGGGAAAACCCCTGGCTGATGACGTGGACCTGAATTTGCTTGCAGACATGACAGACGGCTATGTGGGAGCAGATATCGATGCTATCTGCCGGGAAGCTTCCATACTGGCTTTAAGAACAGTAATAAAACCTGGCATGACTAGAGATCAAATGAAGATACTTGCAAACGAGATAAGGATCTCTATGACTCATTTCAAGAAGGCTATTGACAGGATTAAACCCACCATTTCCAGAAGTGCTATGAATCTCTATGAAAAAGCAGCTGAAGCTTATGCGCAATATGCAGCTAATTCAGATAATAAAAAAGATGCAAATAACGGAGGTACTGCATATCAGTAA
- a CDS encoding DapH/DapD/GlmU-related protein has protein sequence MGENNRIHCSSKIYGKTSVGEGTIVMENVTLGYPEHRILMEIINKGIEIEDHDFPGTTIGKNSFIRAGTTIFSNVKTGDNFKTGHNAMIRENTTIGNSVLVGTNVIIDGNVKIGNNVSIQGNVYIPTHVTIEDNVFIGPCAVLANDKYPIRGEYVAHGPILRKGVSIGANVTLVPGVEIGEGSMVAAGALVTKDVPPWKLAIGCPAKIAELPEKLKQLNKI, from the coding sequence ATGGGAGAGAATAATAGGATACATTGTAGTTCCAAGATTTATGGAAAAACGTCTGTAGGCGAAGGAACTATTGTTATGGAAAATGTTACATTAGGCTATCCTGAACATCGCATATTAATGGAGATCATAAATAAGGGAATCGAGATTGAAGATCACGATTTTCCAGGTACCACTATCGGAAAAAATTCTTTTATCCGGGCTGGTACAACGATTTTCAGTAACGTGAAAACAGGGGACAATTTTAAGACAGGCCATAACGCTATGATCCGCGAGAATACAACTATTGGTAACAGCGTACTTGTAGGTACCAACGTGATCATAGATGGAAATGTAAAGATTGGCAACAATGTCAGTATCCAGGGAAATGTCTACATTCCAACTCATGTCACTATAGAAGATAATGTCTTCATCGGTCCATGTGCAGTGCTTGCAAACGACAAATATCCTATACGCGGTGAGTACGTTGCACATGGGCCGATACTCCGTAAAGGTGTATCTATTGGTGCGAATGTTACTCTTGTTCCGGGTGTAGAGATTGGGGAAGGATCGATGGTAGCAGCTGGGGCTTTGGTCACAAAGGACGTGCCGCCCTGGAAGCTTGCTATAGGTTGTCCTGCAAAAATCGCTGAACTGCCGGAGAAGCTTAAGCAATTGAATAAAATATAA